In a genomic window of Helianthus annuus cultivar XRQ/B chromosome 10, HanXRQr2.0-SUNRISE, whole genome shotgun sequence:
- the LOC110883023 gene encoding protein GLUTAMINE DUMPER 2, giving the protein MAAVSSISPSPAVAPQPSPWHSPIPYLFGGLAAMMGLVCFALMVLACSYWKLSGYLDHNEGDVESGSVNADGNLPSENHNNNNNRLELCDIQEKCLVIMAGENKPTFLATPSSSRTTSFGSSSWRSSLTGLTESGSSSSEVENGGRDENMTV; this is encoded by the coding sequence ATGGCTGCAGTTTCTTCAATATCTCCATCGCCAGCGGTGGCTCCTCAACCGTCACCATGGCACTCGCCGATACCATACCTCTTCGGCGGCCTTGCAGCCATGATGGGTCTCGTATGTTTTGCTCTCATGGTTCTTGCATGCTCCTACTGGAAGCTCTCCGGCTACTTGGATCATAACGAAGGGGACGTCGAGTCCGGAAGCGTAAACGCTGATGGTAACTTACCTTCTGAAAatcacaataataataataaccggCTGGAGTTGTGTGATATACAAGAAAAGTGTTTGGTAATTATGGCTGGAGAAAATAAACCTACGTTTTTGGCTACACCAAGTTCGAGTAGAACGACGTCGTTCGGTAGTAGCAGCTGGCGGAGCAGTCTAACGGGGTTGACGGAAAGTGGTTCGTCTTCGTCTGAGGTAGAAAATGGTGGAAGGGATGAAAACATGACGGTTTGA